A window from Sinorhizobium mexicanum encodes these proteins:
- a CDS encoding tetratricopeptide repeat protein: MTHLDSRGLPLSTTSDLAAEHYREGVDLLLSTWPGTAEALEAAIAADPDFALAHAARARLHAIRTELTEAKARIATAEEIVARRGTERERSHVEVLSLAINGQSAKALQRALAHADSWPRDILILSLPLGAFGLLAFSGMADHDQARVDLCERHARHFSVDDWWFVTYRGWAHAENGNVTLGRALTQRGYDLRTNNANAAHALSHAMYEGGAGEDAERLIADWLPRYDRTGILHGHIAWHAALGALERDDPERALAIYADCIQPSVTAGMPVNVVSDTASFLWRLQAYGHTVPAGLWAAAATYSGEYFQKAGFAFADVHMAIIAAAVGDKAAVEQRVQVLTGLIDAGALAAGPVVPAICRAALSFADEDYAGCARILEPVAVDVARIGGSGAQREMIEDMLLLALMRSGEAVKARALLDRRLHRRPSPRDTRWHGLLAA, translated from the coding sequence ATGACCCACCTCGACAGCCGTGGCCTACCACTCTCGACGACATCCGATCTCGCGGCAGAACACTATCGGGAGGGGGTCGACCTGCTCCTGTCGACTTGGCCCGGCACCGCGGAAGCCTTGGAGGCGGCCATCGCAGCAGACCCGGATTTCGCTCTCGCCCATGCGGCACGCGCACGCCTGCACGCCATCCGCACGGAACTGACCGAGGCGAAGGCGCGAATCGCGACGGCGGAAGAGATCGTCGCCCGGCGCGGGACCGAGAGGGAGCGGAGCCATGTGGAGGTCCTTTCGCTTGCCATCAACGGCCAGTCGGCAAAGGCGCTGCAGCGGGCGCTCGCGCACGCCGACAGCTGGCCGCGGGACATCCTGATCCTCTCGCTGCCTCTTGGTGCCTTCGGGCTCCTCGCCTTCTCGGGGATGGCGGATCACGACCAGGCGCGTGTAGATCTCTGTGAGCGCCACGCCCGGCATTTCAGCGTCGACGATTGGTGGTTCGTCACCTACCGAGGCTGGGCTCATGCCGAGAACGGCAACGTGACGCTCGGCCGAGCTCTCACGCAGCGTGGTTACGATCTCAGAACCAACAACGCGAACGCGGCGCACGCGCTGTCGCACGCCATGTACGAGGGCGGCGCGGGCGAGGACGCCGAGAGGCTAATCGCGGACTGGCTGCCTCGCTACGACCGCACCGGCATCCTCCACGGGCACATCGCCTGGCACGCGGCGCTGGGCGCCCTGGAGCGGGATGATCCGGAACGCGCGCTGGCGATCTACGCGGATTGCATCCAGCCATCGGTTACGGCCGGAATGCCGGTCAACGTGGTCAGCGACACGGCCTCCTTCCTGTGGCGGCTCCAGGCCTATGGCCACACGGTGCCGGCGGGGCTGTGGGCGGCGGCGGCCACCTATTCCGGGGAATATTTCCAGAAGGCCGGCTTCGCCTTCGCGGATGTCCACATGGCCATAATCGCGGCGGCAGTCGGCGACAAGGCTGCAGTCGAGCAACGTGTGCAGGTGTTGACTGGCTTGATCGATGCCGGAGCCTTGGCCGCGGGGCCAGTCGTACCGGCGATCTGCCGCGCCGCCTTGTCCTTTGCCGACGAGGATTACGCAGGCTGCGCCCGAATCCTGGAGCCGGTCGCAGTCGACGTCGCGCGCATCGGCGGCAGTGGCGCCCAGCGCGAGATGATCGAAGACATGCTCCTCCTCGCCCTCATGCGGAGCGGCGAAGCCGTGAAGGCCCGTGCGCTGCTCGACCGCCGCCTTCATCGTCGCCCGTCGCCGCGCGACACGCGCTGGCACGGCCTGCTCGCAGCGTGA
- a CDS encoding ABC transporter ATP-binding protein: MASVSMDQVRKQYGAVPVIHDISMNIEDGEFVTLVGPSGCGKSTLLRMLAGLEDISGGQIRIGGRIVNDVAPKERDIAMVFQSYALYPHMTVAENMGFALKLKGQDRATIEKSVREAADILALGPLLDRLPKQLSGGQRQRVAMGRAIVRQPQVYLFDEPLSNLDAKLRVTMRAEIKDLHQRLKTSTVYVTHDQIEAMTMADRIVVMRGGNVEQIGKPLELYDRPANTFVATFIGSPAMNLFEGAIANGQFVTDGGVALPLPDGYQGGTAAVYGVRPEHLTIGEHGVPAGVVVVEPTGSETHVLAKLGPADVNLVLRDRIDLQPGQTVMVAPDIKRVHLFTSQGLRAN; the protein is encoded by the coding sequence ATGGCATCCGTCTCAATGGATCAGGTTCGCAAACAATACGGCGCCGTTCCGGTGATTCATGACATCTCCATGAACATCGAAGATGGTGAGTTCGTCACCCTCGTCGGCCCTTCCGGCTGTGGCAAGTCGACCCTGTTGCGCATGCTTGCGGGACTTGAGGACATCAGCGGCGGCCAGATCCGCATCGGTGGCCGCATCGTCAACGACGTGGCTCCGAAGGAGCGTGACATCGCCATGGTCTTCCAGAGCTATGCCCTTTATCCGCACATGACCGTTGCGGAAAACATGGGCTTCGCGCTTAAGCTGAAGGGCCAGGACAGGGCCACGATCGAAAAGAGCGTGCGCGAAGCTGCCGACATCCTGGCGCTCGGGCCGCTGCTCGATCGCCTGCCGAAACAGCTTTCCGGTGGCCAGCGGCAGCGCGTCGCGATGGGACGGGCGATCGTCCGCCAGCCGCAGGTCTACCTTTTTGACGAGCCGCTTTCGAACCTTGACGCGAAGCTCCGCGTCACCATGCGCGCCGAAATCAAGGACCTGCATCAGCGGCTGAAAACCAGCACGGTCTACGTCACCCACGACCAGATCGAGGCGATGACGATGGCCGACCGGATCGTCGTCATGCGTGGCGGCAACGTCGAGCAGATCGGTAAACCGTTGGAACTTTACGACCGGCCCGCCAACACCTTCGTCGCAACCTTCATCGGCTCGCCTGCGATGAACCTCTTCGAGGGGGCAATCGCCAATGGGCAGTTTGTCACCGATGGCGGGGTAGCGCTTCCACTACCCGATGGCTATCAAGGCGGGACGGCGGCGGTCTACGGTGTCCGTCCGGAACATCTGACGATTGGCGAGCATGGTGTCCCCGCTGGTGTGGTCGTGGTCGAGCCGACCGGGTCCGAAACACATGTGCTGGCGAAGCTCGGCCCGGCAGACGTGAACCTCGTGCTGCGCGACCGGATCGATCTTCAACCCGGCCAGACGGTCATGGTCGCCCCCGACATAAAAAGGGTCCACTTGTTTACATCGCAGGGGCTACGCGCAAACTGA
- a CDS encoding glycoside hydrolase family 32 protein, with product MTGHTPPSSLLDGSLKTLRAALAAGTTLHAWLKPVDTGTPAELKASEDGQEIGRITARNTEEFEFRALLIETAGETSFSYDARTTKLSIVYAFSEADVLEKGIVVLYSGEANSTPPVPGSYHFRPPFGWMNDPNGFGRFGDKVHLFYQHYPHSLRWNTMHWGHAVSDDYLRWKHLPIFLFPSEGLSARADGRGGAFSGSAIPLAGEDPGIRVFFTQQVKDREPEEQIQLTAVSRDQISAGPAEIILPERPAGLDLTLDFRDPYVIKGPDGRWKMLLGSRDHAGGVILLYETADPDAAVGWSFVGTLHRENRFGMTAAECPCMVPLGGPADDPQTRWALIFGLLTSRDPATARRNITLATVGRFDGSTFVKEFEQELDFATDAYAFQAFVDHSGPVGIAWLANWTEISKRIDFPTAMTLPRRVLLDEGVLLTPPVDEVDSLRQDLIDERRLLCGDKVELANGAVEIVIDLAAPGAAFDLEFDHPDVELGVRLDPEGLSIVYDVPDGKLLPRYIAAGATPSTLRIFLDMGSIEVFADNGRWTGTKRLHGFAGVRSAYLSAPKGNVAAAKIWQLKL from the coding sequence ATGACAGGCCATACGCCCCCCTCTTCCCTTCTCGACGGCAGCCTGAAAACGCTGAGGGCCGCGCTTGCCGCCGGGACCACGCTGCATGCGTGGCTGAAGCCAGTCGATACGGGTACGCCGGCCGAGCTGAAAGCGAGCGAGGACGGACAGGAAATTGGTCGCATAACGGCGCGAAACACCGAGGAGTTCGAGTTTCGGGCGCTGCTGATCGAAACCGCCGGCGAAACCTCTTTCAGCTATGACGCCAGGACCACCAAACTCTCCATCGTCTATGCTTTTTCGGAAGCGGACGTCTTGGAAAAAGGCATCGTTGTTCTTTACAGCGGCGAGGCCAATTCGACACCCCCCGTCCCCGGCAGCTATCACTTCCGCCCGCCTTTCGGCTGGATGAACGACCCGAACGGTTTCGGCCGTTTCGGCGACAAGGTTCATCTCTTCTATCAGCACTATCCCCATAGCCTCCGCTGGAACACAATGCATTGGGGCCATGCAGTCTCGGACGACTATCTTCGCTGGAAGCACCTGCCGATCTTTCTGTTTCCGTCGGAGGGACTCTCGGCCCGCGCGGACGGCCGCGGCGGCGCCTTCTCCGGCTCGGCAATTCCCCTTGCGGGAGAGGATCCCGGGATCCGTGTCTTCTTCACCCAGCAGGTCAAGGACCGCGAGCCGGAAGAGCAGATCCAGTTGACTGCCGTCAGTCGCGACCAGATCAGCGCCGGTCCGGCGGAGATCATCCTGCCGGAACGGCCGGCCGGCCTCGACCTGACGCTCGATTTCCGTGACCCCTACGTGATCAAAGGTCCGGACGGCCGCTGGAAGATGCTCCTTGGCAGCCGCGATCACGCGGGGGGAGTAATCCTGCTCTACGAGACAGCCGATCCGGACGCCGCGGTTGGCTGGAGCTTCGTCGGGACTCTTCACCGCGAGAACCGCTTCGGCATGACGGCGGCCGAATGCCCTTGCATGGTGCCGCTCGGTGGTCCTGCCGACGATCCGCAAACCCGTTGGGCGCTGATCTTCGGACTGCTCACCAGCCGCGATCCGGCAACGGCGCGACGCAACATAACGCTTGCAACCGTCGGCCGCTTCGACGGCAGCACCTTCGTCAAGGAATTCGAGCAGGAACTCGATTTTGCCACCGACGCCTATGCCTTCCAGGCCTTCGTCGACCATTCCGGCCCCGTGGGCATTGCGTGGCTTGCGAATTGGACGGAGATTTCGAAGAGGATCGATTTTCCCACCGCCATGACGCTCCCCCGCCGGGTACTGCTTGATGAGGGTGTGTTGCTGACCCCACCGGTCGATGAGGTCGACAGCTTGCGCCAAGATTTGATCGACGAGCGCCGACTGCTTTGCGGAGACAAGGTGGAACTCGCCAACGGAGCGGTTGAGATCGTGATCGATCTCGCCGCCCCCGGCGCCGCCTTCGATCTCGAATTCGACCATCCCGACGTCGAGCTCGGTGTCCGGCTCGATCCGGAGGGCCTGAGCATCGTCTACGACGTTCCCGACGGCAAATTGCTGCCCCGCTACATCGCAGCCGGGGCAACGCCCTCGACGCTTCGCATCTTCCTCGACATGGGGTCGATCGAGGTTTTTGCCGATAACGGTCGCTGGACCGGGACCAAGCGTTTGCACGGATTTGCAGGCGTTCGTTCCGCCTACCTCAGCGCGCCCAAAGGCAATGTCGCCGCCGCAAAGATCTGGCAGCTCAAGCTCTAG
- a CDS encoding carbohydrate ABC transporter permease, whose translation MSDLAIPTLQTEAKRERSAIGSLRLVQTACILVIALVIVSPLFMLLIASLKDDRFQILADMGSFRAFWVSNPTLSNFAEVSNLSGELAFGRYLLNSLFILACTVGAGLVVNSMAGFVLAWGSLRGRALVLSLVIALYVIPQESIIMPLVIMVSRASMTDTFAVQIVPWIASPLYIFLFYQFFAQLPKELFEAAEMDGASVFRIYRSIFLPLSLPALATVSILMGIETWNQYLWPILVTQTDYARPIAVAIATFFGQDSIYWDRAMAASVLMMIPILALYLAFQRWFVSSFIGSAVKG comes from the coding sequence ATGTCTGATCTCGCTATCCCCACCTTGCAGACAGAGGCAAAGCGCGAGCGCTCCGCGATCGGTTCGCTGCGCCTCGTTCAGACAGCGTGCATCCTCGTTATCGCGCTCGTTATCGTGTCGCCGCTGTTCATGCTCTTGATCGCCAGCCTCAAGGACGACCGCTTTCAGATTCTGGCCGACATGGGCAGTTTCCGAGCCTTTTGGGTCTCCAACCCGACACTCTCCAATTTCGCGGAAGTGAGCAATCTCTCAGGTGAGCTCGCCTTCGGCCGCTATCTTCTGAACTCGCTGTTCATTCTCGCCTGCACGGTCGGCGCTGGCCTGGTCGTCAATTCGATGGCGGGCTTCGTGCTCGCCTGGGGTTCGCTGCGCGGCCGCGCCCTGGTCCTGTCCCTGGTCATTGCTCTCTATGTGATCCCGCAGGAGAGCATCATCATGCCGCTCGTCATCATGGTTTCGCGCGCCAGCATGACCGACACGTTTGCGGTGCAGATCGTCCCCTGGATCGCCAGCCCCCTTTACATCTTCCTGTTCTACCAGTTCTTCGCCCAGCTTCCGAAAGAGCTCTTCGAAGCGGCCGAAATGGATGGCGCCTCGGTCTTCCGCATCTACCGTTCGATCTTCCTGCCCTTGAGCCTGCCGGCGCTCGCCACCGTATCGATCCTCATGGGCATCGAGACATGGAACCAGTATCTCTGGCCCATCCTGGTAACGCAGACCGACTATGCCCGACCGATCGCTGTCGCCATCGCCACCTTCTTCGGTCAGGACAGCATCTATTGGGACCGCGCCATGGCGGCGTCCGTCCTGATGATGATCCCGATCCTCGCTCTCTACCTCGCCTTCCAGCGCTGGTTCGTGAGTTCCTTTATTGGCTCCGCCGTGAAAGGTTGA
- a CDS encoding carbohydrate ABC transporter permease: MTLQQPALPATAVAARPARLRDRGRLFQEVGMLAPAVVLLTIFLVVPFLLSFWTAMTNQPLVPRPTPARFIGFTNFLRIFKDDLFWTSLWNVSRFTFWILPVQCGLAFATALLLHQKLPFRNFFRGVFFLPAITSMVVVCVIWGTLFQYPTGPLNQVIGFLSGGRIEPIDWLGDPNWAMFSIVLLSAWQAYGFQMIVYLAGLQGIPDELYDAARIDGANALQRFWHVTMPGLRPTHVFVLVITTIQAFKLYTQVAILTQGGPKSSTETVVHYMVRAGFEEQKLGYASAVSVILFLIVLVIALVQRQLLRRFDV; this comes from the coding sequence ATGACCTTGCAGCAACCGGCGCTGCCAGCAACGGCTGTCGCAGCACGCCCAGCACGGCTGAGAGACAGAGGCCGCCTGTTCCAGGAAGTCGGCATGCTCGCTCCTGCAGTGGTCTTGCTGACGATCTTCCTCGTCGTGCCATTTCTCCTGTCGTTCTGGACGGCGATGACCAACCAGCCACTGGTGCCGCGCCCGACCCCCGCCCGTTTCATCGGTTTCACTAACTTCCTGCGCATCTTCAAGGATGATCTCTTCTGGACGTCACTCTGGAACGTCTCGCGCTTCACCTTCTGGATCCTTCCGGTGCAGTGCGGCCTGGCTTTCGCCACCGCACTGCTGCTCCACCAGAAGCTTCCGTTCCGCAATTTCTTCCGCGGCGTGTTCTTCCTGCCGGCGATTACGTCGATGGTCGTCGTCTGTGTGATCTGGGGCACGCTCTTCCAGTATCCGACCGGCCCCCTCAATCAGGTGATCGGCTTCCTCTCCGGTGGCCGCATCGAGCCGATCGACTGGCTCGGCGACCCGAACTGGGCGATGTTCTCGATCGTCCTGCTGTCGGCCTGGCAGGCATACGGCTTTCAGATGATCGTCTATCTCGCCGGCCTCCAGGGCATTCCTGATGAACTCTACGATGCTGCCAGGATCGACGGCGCCAACGCATTGCAGCGCTTCTGGCACGTCACCATGCCGGGCCTGAGACCCACGCATGTCTTCGTTCTGGTGATCACCACCATCCAAGCTTTCAAGCTTTATACCCAGGTGGCGATCCTGACCCAGGGCGGCCCGAAAAGCAGCACCGAAACTGTCGTCCACTACATGGTGCGCGCCGGCTTCGAAGAGCAAAAGCTTGGTTACGCCTCGGCCGTCTCGGTCATTCTCTTCCTCATCGTTCTCGTTATCGCGCTCGTGCAGCGCCAACTCCTGAGGCGTTTCGATGTCTGA
- a CDS encoding ABC transporter substrate-binding protein: MGNRLLSFLMASIALGGLAEAKTVIHVMHQGDPGWVSTYGEVAKRFETANPDVDIELIYAPHDAYNEKFSAAVMSKQLPDVMELDAPFLANYVWSGYLQPIEPLVDKDVIDDMTESNVAQGTYPIDKELYAVGLTDSSVVLYGNRKYLEAIGARIPKGVDDAWTREEFEGYLEKLSKLDGVKWPIDTFRGYGIKTEWITYAYGPILQSAGCDLIDRKTWKSVGTLDSDPCVEALTMMQKWVTNGWVVPQSSGTNQFFAEGHPAALALGGHWFYAEAAASMKDDIVVMPLPKFGPKGASPNGTWIWGITTASEHPDIAGKFVSFMLKDKVFRDYAKEDSAYPGLKSFAADSPLYADGGPMAVAFEQASKTAVARPPHPAYPIITSAFMGAVDEIFNGGDVKAALTAAAEKIDEDIEENDGYPPFDEQQ; the protein is encoded by the coding sequence ATGGGTAATCGTTTACTTTCGTTCCTGATGGCGTCTATCGCGCTCGGCGGCTTGGCCGAGGCAAAAACCGTCATTCACGTGATGCACCAGGGCGATCCCGGCTGGGTCTCGACCTATGGTGAAGTTGCCAAGCGTTTCGAGACCGCCAACCCGGATGTCGACATCGAGCTCATCTACGCTCCCCACGACGCCTACAACGAGAAGTTCAGCGCCGCGGTGATGTCCAAGCAATTGCCTGACGTCATGGAACTCGACGCGCCCTTCCTCGCCAACTACGTCTGGTCGGGCTACCTGCAGCCGATCGAGCCGCTGGTAGACAAGGACGTCATCGACGATATGACCGAATCCAACGTCGCGCAGGGCACCTACCCGATCGACAAGGAGCTTTACGCCGTCGGGCTGACCGACTCCTCCGTCGTCCTCTACGGCAACAGGAAATATCTCGAAGCGATCGGCGCACGCATCCCGAAGGGCGTCGATGACGCCTGGACGCGCGAGGAATTCGAGGGTTACCTCGAAAAGCTCTCGAAGCTCGATGGCGTCAAATGGCCGATCGACACCTTCCGCGGCTACGGCATCAAAACCGAATGGATTACCTATGCTTATGGCCCGATCCTGCAATCGGCCGGTTGCGATCTGATCGACCGGAAGACATGGAAGTCTGTCGGCACACTCGACAGCGATCCTTGCGTCGAGGCGCTGACGATGATGCAGAAATGGGTGACGAACGGATGGGTGGTGCCGCAATCCTCCGGCACCAACCAGTTCTTTGCCGAAGGACACCCAGCCGCGCTCGCGCTCGGCGGCCACTGGTTCTATGCCGAAGCTGCCGCCTCGATGAAGGACGACATCGTCGTCATGCCGCTGCCGAAGTTCGGGCCGAAGGGCGCCAGCCCGAACGGTACCTGGATCTGGGGCATCACCACCGCCTCCGAACATCCGGATATCGCCGGCAAGTTCGTCAGCTTCATGCTCAAGGACAAGGTATTCCGAGATTATGCGAAAGAGGATTCCGCCTATCCCGGCTTGAAGAGCTTCGCCGCAGATTCACCGCTTTACGCCGACGGCGGCCCGATGGCGGTGGCCTTCGAGCAGGCATCTAAGACGGCGGTCGCACGCCCCCCGCATCCGGCTTATCCGATCATCACCTCGGCCTTCATGGGAGCGGTGGACGAGATCTTCAATGGCGGCGACGTCAAGGCTGCACTCACCGCGGCAGCCGAGAAGATCGACGAGGATATCGAAGAGAACGACGGTTATCCGCCCTTCGACGAACAGCAATAG
- a CDS encoding LacI family DNA-binding transcriptional regulator — protein sequence MTVSLNDIAERAGVSVKTVSGALHGGSARMAETTRQRIKEIAEELGYVTNLAARSMRQGWMPLIGVVADELITSPFATEIIRGLDGAARASDMAVFAMTLNGSRDVGAVIEDVRRFRPRAIAYAAMYHKIVALPEDFAEAVGVMINCREASDRVTALVPDELSAARDITSYLIEAGRRNIAFINLPGLLAGELREAGFRQAIAEAGFDGRGARVLPAVRRAIYSDRAHSLVLSHITELMSGPDRPDAILCGNDRVAMEVYAALRRVGAQIPDDVAVASFDNQVDIASRLDPPLTTMALPHRAMGRMAAEILLAGDTTPGEVHKLPFQMVERSSV from the coding sequence GTGACCGTCTCCCTCAACGACATTGCCGAACGCGCGGGCGTCTCCGTCAAGACGGTTTCCGGCGCGCTGCACGGCGGCTCGGCCCGCATGGCCGAAACGACCAGGCAGCGCATCAAGGAGATAGCCGAGGAACTCGGCTACGTCACTAACCTCGCCGCACGCAGCATGCGGCAGGGTTGGATGCCGCTGATCGGCGTCGTTGCCGACGAGTTGATCACCTCCCCTTTCGCGACGGAAATCATCCGGGGGCTCGATGGCGCGGCGCGAGCCTCTGACATGGCCGTTTTTGCGATGACCCTGAACGGCAGCCGCGATGTGGGCGCGGTGATCGAGGACGTGCGCCGCTTTCGCCCGCGGGCGATCGCTTATGCCGCCATGTACCACAAGATCGTGGCGCTGCCCGAGGACTTTGCAGAGGCCGTCGGGGTGATGATCAATTGCCGCGAAGCGAGCGACCGGGTGACCGCACTGGTGCCCGATGAGCTTAGCGCCGCGCGTGACATTACCAGTTACCTGATCGAGGCCGGACGCAGGAATATCGCCTTCATCAACCTACCCGGCCTGCTTGCCGGCGAATTGCGCGAAGCGGGGTTCCGGCAGGCGATCGCCGAGGCGGGCTTCGATGGTCGCGGCGCCCGGGTGCTGCCGGCGGTCCGCAGAGCGATTTACAGCGACAGAGCGCACAGCCTCGTTCTGTCCCACATCACCGAGCTGATGAGTGGGCCCGACCGGCCGGATGCCATCCTGTGCGGCAACGACCGTGTGGCGATGGAGGTCTATGCGGCATTGCGCCGGGTTGGGGCGCAAATCCCCGACGACGTCGCCGTCGCCAGCTTCGACAATCAGGTCGATATTGCATCGCGTCTCGATCCGCCCTTGACGACCATGGCCCTGCCGCATCGGGCGATGGGCCGCATGGCCGCGGAGATCCTGCTTGCCGGCGACACGACCCCAGGCGAGGTTCACAAGCTTCCGTTCCAAATGGTGGAGCGGTCATCCGTATAA